From the Desulfovibrio sp. JY genome, one window contains:
- a CDS encoding outer membrane lipoprotein carrier protein LolA: MKKRALFLAACFVLATAATARAVDPTELAGRIQKKYATINAFSASFTQAIRNAASGDTEHRSGSFFFKKPVLVRWETVKPEKELLIVGKDAVWDYFEEDKEAYRYAVKEIISSKTMLRFLTGKANLTEDFFVAAGKASDAGPGQAVLDLAPREPEPGLVMARVWVDLSTDMIARIFIQDFYANTNDLTLTGVAVNPKLADSLFTFTPPRDAKVHDNAPAKERDLK, translated from the coding sequence ATGAAAAAACGCGCCTTGTTCCTTGCCGCCTGTTTCGTATTGGCCACCGCCGCCACGGCCCGGGCCGTGGACCCGACGGAGCTGGCCGGTCGCATCCAGAAGAAATACGCCACGATAAACGCCTTTTCCGCCTCGTTCACCCAGGCCATCCGCAACGCGGCCAGCGGCGACACCGAGCACCGGTCGGGCTCGTTTTTCTTCAAGAAGCCTGTGCTGGTGCGCTGGGAGACGGTCAAGCCCGAAAAAGAGCTGCTCATCGTCGGCAAGGATGCCGTCTGGGATTATTTCGAGGAGGACAAGGAGGCCTACCGCTATGCGGTCAAGGAGATCATCAGCTCCAAGACCATGCTGCGGTTTCTGACGGGCAAGGCCAACCTGACCGAGGATTTCTTTGTGGCCGCCGGCAAGGCGTCGGATGCCGGCCCGGGACAGGCCGTGCTGGATCTGGCCCCGCGCGAGCCCGAACCGGGGCTGGTCATGGCCCGGGTCTGGGTCGATCTGTCAACGGACATGATCGCCCGCATTTTCATTCAGGATTTCTACGCCAACACCAACGACCTGACGCTCACCGGCGTGGCGGTCAACCCCAAGCTCGCCGACAGCCTCTTCACCTTCACGCCGCCCAGGGACGCCAAGGTCCACGACAACGCCCCGGCCAAGGAGCGCGACCTCAAGTAG